A section of the Sebastes fasciatus isolate fSebFas1 chromosome 21, fSebFas1.pri, whole genome shotgun sequence genome encodes:
- the chst2b gene encoding carbohydrate sulfotransferase 2, whose protein sequence is MRGKQYHQPLKLTAPWEKDAGFGRKLKTYRNHTKIIAQPGIVMKVLRRKRIVLFMAYFLLLVLTMLNLANYKWTKEPQQCNHQMRSTTYQSRSDIRFLYRPSLAKKRQLVYVLTTWRSGSSFFGELFNQNPEVFFLYEPMWHIWQKLYPGDAVSLQGAARDMLSSLYRCDLSVFQLYNSPGGKNFTSLGLFGATLNKVVCSYPLCSAYRKEVVGMVDDKVCKKCPPQSLRLLEEECLKYSTIVIKGVRILDVNVLAPLMEDPSLDLKVIHLVRDPRAVANSRIKSRHGLIRENLQVVRSRDPKLRRIPFVDPGHKANKKDGADYHSIGAMEVICDRTSRTLRTALNPPSWLKGKYMAVRYEDLVENPVKTLRNIYRFTNLTSNHDIESFALNMTSGSSSSSKPFIVSSRNATQAASAWRTVLSIQQIKQVEDYCHHAMSVLGYERVRTAGEAKDLSKSLLTHSKL, encoded by the coding sequence ATGAGAGGCAAACAATACCATCAGCCACTGAAGTTGACAGCGCCTTGGGAGAAGGATGCTGGCTTTGGGAGGAAGCTTAAAACCTACAGGAATCATACCAAGATAATAGCTCAGCCTGGGATCGTGATGAAAGTCCTCCGCAGGAAGAGGATTGTGTTATTCATGGCCTACTTCTTACTGCTGGTCCTCACTATGCTCAACTTGGCCAATTACAAATGGACTAAGGAGCCTCAGCAGTGCAACCACCAGATGAGGAGCACCACTTATCAGAGCAGGTCTGACATTCGCTTCCTCTACAGGCCCTCTCTGGCCAAAAAGAGACAGCTTGTGTATGTTCTGACCACCTGGAGGTCGGGCTCCTCCTTTTTCGGGGAGCTCTTTAACCAAAACCCTGAAGTGTTCTTCTTGTACGAGCCGATGTGGCACATCTGGCAGAAACTGTACCCGGGCGATGCGGTGTCTTTGCAAGGGGCAGCCAGGGACATGCTTAGCTCCTTGTACCGCTGCGACCTGTCCGTTTTCCAACTTTACAACAGCCCCGGGGGCAAGAATTTCACCTCCCTGGGACTATTTGGGGCCACCCTCAACAAAGTGGTGTGCTCCTACCCCCTCTGCTCAGCCTACAGGAAGGAGGTGGTGGGGATGGTGGATGATAAGGTGTGTAAAAAGTGCCCCCCTCAAAGCCTTAGACTGTTGGAGGAGGAGTGCCTCAAATATAGCACCATAGTCATTAAAGGGGTACGCATTTTGGACGTTAACGTGCTGGCCCCGCTCATGGAGGATCCGTCTTTGGATTTGAAGGTGATACACCTGGTCAGAGACCCACGGGCGGTGGCAAACTCCAGGATCAAGTCCAGGCACGGTTTGATAAGGGAGAATTTACAGGTGGTCCGCAGCAGGGATCCGAAACTTCGCCGGATACCTTTTGTGGATCCTGGCCACAAGGCCAACAAGAAGGACGGCGCGGACTACCACTCCATAGGAGCCATGGAGGTGATCTGCGACCGCACCTCCAGGACGTTGAGGACTGCCTTAAACCCGCCCAGCTGGCTGAAGGGGAAGTACATGGCCGTGCGGTACGAGGACCTGGTCGAGAACCCGGTCAAGACCTTGCGGAACATCTACCGCTTCACCAACCTCACCAGCAACCACGACATTGAGTCGTTTGCGCTGAACATGACCAGcggctccagctcctcctctaAGCCATTCATAGTCTCGTCCAGGAATGCCACACAAGCTGCTAGTGCATGGAGAACAGTGCTCAGCATTCAACAGATCAAACAAGTGGAGGACTACTGTCACCACGCCATGTCTGTTCTGGGGTACGAGAGAGTCAGAACAGCCGGGGAGGCCAAGGACTTGAGCAAATCGCTACTGACACACTccaaactgtga